CCGGCCAGATCGGCGAGCTGGGTCTCCGGACGCAGGCCGAAGCCGAGGCCCACTGCGTCGCAGACGAGGGTCTCCTCAGTTGCGCCGTTGCCCGCACCGTGCCAGGCGATGGATTTGACGTGGTGCCCACCGCCGATGCCGACGAGCGTCACATTGCGCTCGATCCGCACGCCATGCGCCTGCAACCAGCCCACGTAGTACAGCCCCTTCGCCAATGTGACGGGCTGGCGTGCAAGTTTCGGCGCAGCGGCGATCTGCTGCGAGAACGCGCTGGTGTCGAGCACGGCCACGACCTGCGCACCGGCTTTCACGTACTGATACGCGACGAGGTACAGCAAGGGACCGGTGCCCGCCAGCACGACGCGCTGGCCGATCGCGCAGCCCTGCGACTTCAGCGCGACCTGTGCGCCGCCGAGCGTATAGACGCCCGGCAGGGTCCAGCCGGGTATGGGTAGCACGCGGTCGGTGGCGCCGCTGGCGATGATCAGATGCGTGAACGGCACGCCGGTTTCGCGTCCCGCGTGCAACGTGTCGAGGCGGCCTTGCCCGCAGGACCACGCCAGCGTGTCGGGCCGGTAGTCCAGATGCGGCAGCAGCGCCGCCATTGCTGTATGCAGGGCGTCGGCCTTGCGGGCTTCGAAACCGTAGAGGGTTTGCTTCGTGCGTTCGAATGCGGCATTGGCGGGCGGCTGGCGATAGATCTGTCCGCCCCAGCGCGCATTTTCATCGAGCACCACGGGGCGTACGCCCGCTGCAACGAGCGTTTCGGCGGCGCGTACGCCGGCTGGTCCCGCGCCTACGATCACCACGCGTTGTTCGTGCGTCATGGCGTGGCTCCGTCGGCGGCTGCATTGCCAGCATCTCCGTTACCGGCGTTACCGGCGTCCGCAGCAGTACCGGCAGTACGAGCAGCATCAGCGTCCCCAGCAGCACCAACGTTACTCGCGGCATTCACCGCGCAGCCAACCGGCGCAGCGCTGTGCGTAACAATGCGCATGCCTTGCGTGAGCAAAGTGGAACATGCCCGCAGACGAACACCATCTTCGCTGCGCACCCAGCAATCCTGGCACGCGCCGATCAGGCAAAAACCGGCACGTGGTTCGCCACTGAATTCGCTGCGACGGACCTCGCGCTGCTGCGTCAGAATCGCAGTCAGCACAGTGTCGCCGTTCAAGGCACTAACCGGCTTGCCATCAAGCACGAAAGCGAGCGGCGCGCGCCGCAGCTCCGCGACGCGTACGAATTGCGGGCGGTGTTCAGCGGAGGATTCAGGTACGTGCAGCGTGCCGGACATGGTAGGCGAAGCAGAAGAAGTCATCAGTGCTGCCCGATCAAAATGCGATTGAGCCCATACACGCGGTCGAGCAGCAGCATCGCGCCGGCCGTGATAAAGATCACCAGCGCAGAGACGGAGGCCATCATCGGATCGATCGATTCGGTCGCATACATGTACATGCGCACCGGCAGCGTGATGGTTTGCGGCGAGGTGACGAAGATCGACATCGTCAGTTCATCGAAGCTGTTGATGAAAGCGAGCAGCCATCCACCGGTGATGCCGGGCAGGATCATCGGAAAAGTGATGCGGCGGAACGTGGTCCACGCATCCGCACCGAGCGACGCGGCCGCATGCTCGACGCTGCGATCGAGACCACTGACCGAGGCGAGCACGAGCCGCATCACAAACGGCGTGATGATGATCATATGGGCCAGCACGAGCCATGCGAACGAGCCGGTTGCACCGATCAGCGCGAAAAAGCGCAGCAACGCAATGCCCAGCACGAGACCGGGAATCACCAGCGGCGACAGCAGCAAACCGTTCAGAAAGCCGCGCCCAGGAAAGCGCGCCCGGCCGATGGCAAGTGCAGCCGGCAGCGCGACGATCAGCGACAGCGTGGCCGACGCGAAGGCAAGCTTGAGACTGTTGAAGAACGCCGAGATGAAGTCGGGATAGTCGAGGATCGCGCGGAACCAGCGCAGCGAGAAACCGTGCGTGGGCAACGTCAGCGTCTCGTCGGGCGTGAAGGCGACCAGTACCACGATCGCAAGGGGAGCCAGCACGAACAGGATCACGAGCGCATGAAAGAGTAGCGCGAGAGGGCCGTTTTTTCTCATCGTAGTCTCGTCGTCTGGTGGATTAGCCCATGCTCCGGGCGTACCTGCGCTCCAGCAGCCGGTAGTAGGTCAACATCACGATCAGGTTCGCAATCAGCAGCAGCACGGCGATGGTGGCGCCGAGCGGCCAGTTCAGCGAGCTGAGGAATTCGTCGTAGACGGCCGTGGCGGCCACCTTCAGGCGTCGTCCACCGAGCAGGCCCGGAATCGCAAAGGCGCTCGCGGACAGGCCGAACACCATCAGGCTGCCGGACAGGATGCCCGGCGTCAGTTGCGGCAACACGATGCGCCGCAGCGTCGTGGCAGGCGAGGCCATCAGCGACAGTGCGGCGTTTTCGGTTTGCGGGTCGAGCTTCTGCAGGGCTGTCCACACGGGGATCACCATGAACGGCAGCATCACGTGCACGAGAGCGATGACGATCGCGAAGGTCGTGTATTCGAGCTTGTATGGTCCGAGACCCACCAGGGCGAATGCCTGATTCACCAGGCCGCCCGGATTGAGCAGCATGCTCCAGCCAAATGCCCGCACCACCACCGACACCAGCAACGGCGCCAGGATCACCAGCAGGAACAGCGAGCGCCACGGATCGCGCATGCGCGACAGGACATACGCTTCGGGTGTGCCGATCACCACGCACAACAAGGTCGTCACGAACGCAATGCCGAAAGTGCGCAGGAAGATCGTGTGGAAGTAGCTCGACGTCAACACTTCCGCGTAGTTGCCGAACTGGAATGCAGCAATCGGACCACTCGCAGGATCGAAGCGGTAGAAGGTCAGCACGAGCGTCATCGCGAGCGGGATCAGCACCAGCGCTGCGAAGAGCAGGAAGGCGGGTGCGCACATCAGCCATAGCGGGACAAAGGCATGCCATGGCGCGCGGCGTGTGCTTCCGGCGCGGTGACCACTATCGCCGTTGCTGCCGTTGCCGCTCTCGTTGGCGTTGCCTGTGCTATCGGCGTTGTTCGCGTTATCAGAGGAAAGAGGCGGCGCGCTAGCCATGGCGTGCCTCCCGCTGCACGAAGCGGATCGCGTCGCTATTCCAGTCCACGCCGACCGTGGCGCCTTCCGCTAAAGGTTCCGTACCTTCGTTCTGGCAACACACCAGCACTTCGCCGAGCTTCGAGTCCACCCGGTACAGCCATTGGCTGCCCAGGAAAAAGCGGCTGGTGACGGTGGCGGGCAGACGTCCCGCGCCCGCTGCGCAGAGCCGTAGTTTTTCGGGGCGAATGCATAGGGTGACGGCATCGCCGATGTTGACGACGCGCTCGCGCATCGGCAGTTGTGCGGTATTGCCGGTCTCGGCGAGATCGTGGCCGAGGTCGATGCGGATGTCGTTGCCATCGCGCGCGACGATCTTGCCCGGCAGCATGTTGGCCTTGCCGATGAACTGCGAAACGAAGTGGTTTTCGGGGCGCTCATACGCGCGATACGGCGTATCGACCTGCGTGATGCGACCCGCTTCCATCACGACGACGCGGTCGCTGATCGACAGCGCTTCCGACTGGTCGTGCGTGACCATGATGGTGGTCGTGCCGATCTTGCGCTGGATCGCGCGCAGTTCGAACTGCATGTCCTCGCGCAACTTGGCGTCGAGATTCGACATCGGTTCGTCGAGCAGCAGCACGGGCGGCGCGATGACGATGGCGCGCGCCAGCGCCACACGTTGCCGCTGGCCGCCGGAGAGTTCGCGTGGAAAGCGGTGTGCGAGCGTGTCGAGCCGCACCAGTGCCAGCGCTTCACGTACCCGTTCGGCGCGTTCGGTTTTGCCGATGCCGCGCATTTCCAGACCGAAAGCGACGTTCTGCGCGACGCTCATGTGCGGAAACAGCGCGTAGCTCTGGAACACGATGCCGAGTCCACGCTGGTTAGGCCTGGTATGTGTGATGTCGCGGCCATCGAGCACGATGCGCCCGCGTGTGGTCTCGACGAAGCCCGCGATCATCTGCAGCGTGGTGGTCTTGCCGCAACCGGAAGGACCGAGCAGCGAAACGAATTCGCCCTTTTCCACCGACAAATTGACGTCGGCGACGGCATGCAGGTCGCCGAACGTTTTCGTCACGTCCGTGAGTGTGAGGAACGACATGATGTGGCCTTTCGGTGGCTCGGCACCGGCTGAATCGACAACGCTTCTGATGGAGCCGACTCTAGCTAGCCAAATTATGCGTCGTCAAATGCAAATTCCGTTTGGCGGTATAAGAATGGAAAAAATTCCATTGATCGGAATGAATTGTTCGGAATGGCGGTGCATCATTCCGCTCTGTGATACGCGAGGAATCCCCAATATTCAGGAGGAAGTGCGTGCGCGAGGGTAGCGGACGGCTATTCCATTGACGAATAAAAATCTTTATAGTGTTCCGTACAGTGGAATAAGTTTGAGGAAAAACTATGAATGCTGCCGCAAAGCGAGGGGTTGCTCATGCCGACACGCCCGATGCCCCCGACGCACCCGACGCACCCGGCACGGGCATGCTGCAGCGCTCGTTTGCCGTCATCCGCGCCTTGGCCGATGCGCAACCCGATGGCGGGCGCGTCACCCGGCTAGCGAAAGCGGTGGGGCTGACCCAGGGCACGGTACACCGCATCCTGCACGCGCTGATCGCGGAGGGAATGGTCGAGCAGGACGAGAATTCGAAGCTGTATCGCCTGAGCGTCGAGTTCTTTGCGCTCGCGGCTCAGGCGGGCAATCCGAGCGGCATGCGCACGCTGTGCCGGCCGGCGTTGTTGCGATTGTGCGCGAGCCTTGGCGACACGATTTTCCTGCTGGTCAAAAGCAGTTTCGACGCGGTGTGTCTGGACATCTGCGAAGGGCCGTTCCCGATTCGCTCGTTCACCGGCGATATTGGCGGGCGCGTGGCACTTGGCGTTGGGCAGGGGAGTCTCGCGATTCTGGCGTTTCTTCCGGAAGCCGAGCGTGAGGAAATCATTCGCTTCAATGTGCCGCGCATTCGCGGCTACGGCGTGCTCGACGAAGTCTATTTGCGTACCGAAATCGAACGGGTGCGGCAACTCGGGTACGCAGGCCGCAATAGCGGCGTGCTGGACGGCATGGCCGGCGTGGCGGTGCCGATTCTCGACCGCACCGGCGTGGCGGTGGCGGCGCTCAGCGTCGGAACGCTAGCCGCGCGTCTCGGCGACGACCGTCTGCCGATGGTGGTCGAATTATTGCGGCGCCAGGCTCAGGCACTCGGACCGCAGACCAACCCGTTCGATGTGGCATTGCGCCGGCCAATGCATGGCCTCTCACGTGTCATGACGAACGAGCGGGTGGCCTGACCGAAGGTGGCGGGGCGCCCTTATCAGAACAATCTCGGTGTTCCGACCCAAACCACCAGCGATTCGCCGCGCGCCGTATTGGCCCAGCTATGCGGCACGGTCGACTCGTAGTGCGCGCTATCGCCTGCCTGTAGCGCAAATGTCTTGCCTTCCAGTGTCAACGAGACCTTGCCGCTGATCACATACAGAAATTCTTCGCCTGCATGGGTGTTCACCTCGGAGCGTTTCTGTCCTGGGGGCATCTTCACCAGAATCGCTTCGAGCTGACGGCCGCCTGTCAGGTTGGTCAGGCGCGCGAACAGGTTCGCAGAGTCGGCGAAACCGAAAAACTTCAGCTGGTTGCCGCGGCTGACCGAGCGTTCTTCGCTGGGCGTGTCGACGAAATACTGCACGGTGACGCCGAGCGCGCTGGCGATCCCCGCTAGCGACGTCAGCGAAGGCGTGGCGAGGCCGCGTTCCACCTGCGAGAGGAAGGGTTTTGAAATGCGTGCTGCTGTGGCTGTGTCATCGAGTGTGCGCTTCAGCCGCTGGCGCAGCGCGCGTATCTTGCTACCCAGCTCGAGGGCCGGATTTTTGTTTTCAGTTTTCGTGACCATAGCGAGATGAATCAGCCCGTCAAAATATGTTTGATTTAAGTAAACAAAATTTGATAGCCTTGTAGGCCATCGCACTAGCGCGAGTATGCCCGGGGGCGTTTTTTTTCGAAATAAACTCTCTATAGTGCCAGAAGCCCATTCTGGTCGGCAGTTTGCTCAGTGACAGGTGCCGTCCGGAGGCGCAGCAGAGGATAGCAGCGTCTATTTGGAATTCGCACCATTCATGCATCTGGCGCTTAAATTACGCGATGCGTTTGGAGTAATGGATGATATCGCGCGGCAGGCATGGGAAAAATGTTCGATTGCCCTTACGTGGTGTTACCTGCATCAGTGAATTCCCTGAGTGACGCGGAGGTTGGCACTCAGGAGAATCGCGAGCGCTCGCGAAGCGGCATAAGCTTTCGGTTCGCTTGCTCCTTGAAATCCCGCGCACGGCGATCCTGGGCGCGGACATACGGGCGGCGCGCTCACCGAAGCGCGCCGTTGCCAAGAACACGAGATTAATGATGAATTCAACCGTATCCCAGACTCGATCGTTTTCGACCGTCTTCCTGATCGAGCTGTGGGAGCGTTTCGGCTACTACGGAATGGCCGCGCTGTTGGTCCTGTTCATGATCGACAAGCTCGGCTTCACCGACAGTCATGCCACGCTCACCTGGGGCGCGTTTACGGCGCTCGTGTATGCCGCGCCGTCGGTAGGCGGTTGGATCGGCGACAAGATCCTCGGCGCCCGCCGCACGATGGTGTTCGGCGCACTGGTGCTGTGCTGCGGGTATCTGATGCTGGCGATGCCGAATGATCAGCTCGGCTACATGTATGGCTCGCTTGGCGTGATCGTCGTGGGCAATGGCCTCTTCAAGGCCAATGCGGCGAATCTGGTGCGCCGCATCTATGAAGGCGACGACGCGCGTATCGACAGCGCGTTCACGATCTACTACATGGCCGTCAACATCGGCTCGACGGTGTCGATGCTCGCCACGCCGTGGATCAAGGACCATTGGGGGTGGCATGCAGCCTTCGCCGTGTGCTGCGGCGGCATGCTGCTCGCCGTGGTGAATTACTTCATCATGTTCCGCACGCTGGCGCATGTGGGTTCTGCACCGGACTCCGAACCGATCCGCTGGGATCGCGTGGGCATGGTGGTAATCGGTGGCGCCGCGCTCGGCCTCGCAACCATGTTCGTGCTGCAGCATAAGGCGATTGCCGTGGCCTGCGTTTACACGGCAGGTGTCGCGATTCTGGCGATCTTCGGCTACATGCTCGCGAAATGCGAACAGTCGGAACGCGCCGGTCTGATTGCTGCGCTGGTTCTCACACTGCAGGCGATCCTGTTTTTCGTGTTCTATCAGCAGATGTCCACGTCGCTTACGCTGTTTGCGGTTCGCAATGTCGATCCGCATTTCTACGTGCTCGGCACTTCGCTCTTCACCTGGAGCGCGGCGCAGTTCCAGGCGCTCAATCCGATCTGGATCATGCTGCTGAGCCCGATTCTCGCGGTGATGTACACGCGGGCGGCGAAGAGCGGCAACGATGTGTCGGTGGCGGTGAAGTATGCGATTGGCTTCGCGGTCGTCGCAGCGGGCTTCTTTGTCTACGCAGTGAGCGGTCGTTATGCGGTGGACGGCCGGGTGTCGTCGTGGTTCATGGTGGGTGGCTACGGCCTGTATTCGCTCGGCGAACTGCTGGTGAGCGGCTTGGGTCTCGCGATGATCGCGCGCTACGTGCCGGCGCGTATGAGCGGCTTTCTGATGGGCGCGTACTTCGTGGCGAGCGGTGTGTCGCAATACCTCGGCAGCGTGGTGGCGAACTTCGCGCAGATGCCTTCCGGCGATCTCGATCCGCTGCAGTCGCTGCCGCTCTATACGAAACTTTTTATGGGCCTCGGCTGGCTCGCGGCGCTCGGTGCGCTGGTGGCCGTTCTGCTGTTGCCGCTGATGAACCGCCTGTCGCGCGAGCATCATCGCAGTTCGAACGAAGCGCGCGAGACCGCGCAGGCTGAAGGGCAACTGTCTGCCGCAGCGAAGTAAATATCAGACGGGAACGGATGCCGTTTCCCGCTCGATAAACGGAACAGGGCGTGCCTTTGCGGCGCGCCCTGTTCCGTTTACGGCCTTGTTTTATGGCCGCTTCCTGTCACTGCGCTGTGCGGCTTCATTCATTCCGGAATCTTGCGAAAGCCGACCGAGATCCGGTTCCAACCGTTGATCGCGACCACCAGCATCGTCAGGTCGGCCAGTTCCTGATCGGTGAAATGCGGTCTTACCGCGTCCCACACTGCATCCGGCACATGAGTCTGGGCAACCAGCGTGAGCGCTTCCGTCCATTCGAGCGCTGCGCGTTCGCGTGCGCTGAAGAATGGCGCTTCGCGCCAGACAACGATGGACGCCAGACGCCGCTCCGTTTCGCCGCCTTTGCGCGCATCGGTAGTATGCATGTCGACACAGAACGCGCAGCCGTTGATCTGCGAGGCGCGCAGTCGCACGAGTTCCATCAGCGGCTTCTCGAGACCGCATTCGCTGACGGCCTTTTCAAGCGCCATCATGGCGCGGGTGCCGGTGGGGCTCGCTTTGTAGAAGTCGAGACGGGATTGCATGATTTGCTCCTGATTGAAAATGTCCGCAAGACGGGACCACGAACGTCAGCTTAGGCCTTAGATTGGTCGTATAAAATAGCCATTTATCGACTATTTCAGGTAGCCACTTCGATGGACATCCACATCGTAGTCGTTGGACGCCGCGACCTGGCGGGCCAGATCTACCGGCAATTGCGCGCGGGCATCGTCGAAGGACGTTTGGCGGGCGGCACGCGTTTGCCTTCCACGCGCGATCTCGCGGTGCAACTCGGCGTATCGCGCAAGACGACGCTTGATGTGTTCGAGCGGCTGCTTGCCGAGGGCTATCTGAGCGCGCGCACAGGGGCAGGAACGTTCGTTGCCGAAGGTCTGCAGCGGCTACCCGTGCAACATGCGGGCTACGTTCGGACAGTTGAACCGGCGCGTGCGCAGACGAAAGCCCGTTCTAAAGCGCGCGCACAGCCGCTTTGGGAACACATGCCTGCCGGCTTGTCGTTGCCGGCATCGAAGCTCGTGTTGGAGCACGAATTCATCGGCGGCATGACGGACAAATCGCTGTTCCCGTTCGACGTCTGGCGCCGCTGCATCAATCAGGCTGTGCAAGTGCAGTCGCGCAGTCCAGGTATTTATCGCGACGCCGCCGGGGAGCCGGAGTTGCGTCTCGCGATTTCGCGCTATCTCGGGTTTAACCGCGCGGTCGTGTGCAACGCGGATGAGGTACTCGTCACGCAAGGCGCGCAGCACGCGCTCGACCTGATGGCGCGTGTCATGCTGCGTCCGGGTGACGTGGCGGCGCTCGAAGATCCCGGCTATCCGCCCGCGCGTGCCTGCTTCGCGGCGGCCGGGGCGAAGGTCGTTGCCGTGCCGGTGGATGCGGACGGCCTGATGGTTCACAAACTTCCGGACAATGCGCGGCTCGTCTATGTCACGCCTTCGCACCAGTTTCCGCTCGGCATGCCGATGAGTCTCGAGCGTCGCGTTGCGTTGCTGGAATGGGCGCAAAAGCGCGGCGCAGTGATCATCGAGGACGACTACGACAGCGAATATCGCTTCGAAGGCCGGCCTATGGAGCCGTTGAAAAGTCTCGATCGCGCCGGACTGGTCGCTTATATCGGCACGTTTTCGAAAACGATCTTCCCGGAGCTGCGAGTCGGCTACGTGGTGCCGCCCGCTCCATTGCTCAGGCCGCTTTGCACGGCGCGGCAGGTTGCCGACCTGCACGGCTGCACGCTGACCCAGACCGCGCTTGCGGCTTTCATGCTGGATGGTGAGTTCGCCAAGCATTTGCGGCGCATGCACAAGATCTATGCGGCGCGTCGCGTGTGTCTGCTCGAGCATCTGCAAGGCGGCCTCGAACCATGGTTTGACGCCGTGGTGCCGACCGCCGGCATCCATCTCGCCGCGCGCCTCAAAGGGACGATTACCGAGGAAAAGGTGATCGCAGCGGCGCGCGCGGCGTCGATCGGGCTCTACGGAATCGCTCGATTTCATCGTCGAGCGAGGCCGCAGCCTGGTCTGATGTTCGGCTACGGCGGCATCGCGGTTGAACAGATTGATGCTGCGTTAACGGCGCTTGCGAAGCTGATGCCCCGTCTCGCACGCTGAGCGCCAGGGTTCATTTTTCATGCGCCGTTTCACGTTTACCCCCTGAAATACGGGTTAAAAAGTGTTGCGGAGTCGGCGCGACGCAACAAACCGTAACGCTAATACACAAAAGAGTCGCGCAAAACGCCATAGCGCTTGTAGAATCCGGCCTTGAAGCGTGCGCATACCGCGGGCGCTTCTTGCATTCACTGACCAACAACAGGTAGGAGAAACATGCCGACTTCCGCAAAAAAGGTGGCCAAGAAGGCTGCTACGGTACCGACCAAAAAGGTTGCTGCGAAGAAAGTTCCTGCGAAGAAAGTCGTCGCAGCTAAGAAGGTCGCCGTGAAGGCGTCTGGCGGCGCCCCGTCGCCGATCAAGGACACCTTCACGAAGGCCTCGCTGGCTGCACACGTCGCAGAACTGGCTGCTGTTGAGCCGAAGGCTGCCAAGGCTGTGCTGGCCGCGCTCGAAGACACGATCCTCGGCGCAGTCCACAAGAAGGGTGCTGGCGAATTCACGCTGTCGGGTCTTCTGAAGATCGTCGTGCAAGCTGTGCCGGCGAAGAAGAAGCGCTTCGGCAAAGACCCGTTCACGGGCGAAGAGCGTTGGTTCCCGGCCAAGCCGGCTAGCGTGCGCATCAAGGCACGTCCGCTGAAGAAGCTGAAGGACGCAGCAGCAGCGTAATCGTGCAGGACGTCCCGCTCGTTATGGCCGGTTCGATAACAGCGGTTGGCGTCACGCCGAGCTGATGTGCTGAATGTTCAGGCAGTGCAAAATCCCCGCGGGTGCGAATCCGCGGGGATTTTTATTGGCGCTGCGGTTTGTTGCGCAACGCGCACGGGCTGGGCGTATGAGGCCGCCAATACGCCATGGAGATGCGCCCGATGCACCGGAGTAGCGCATTGCGGGGCGCCGCAGTACGATGATGCCGAAGCTGTGCGGGCCGTATGCGCTGTTCGTGTGCATCCTTCTCCGGTTTGTGTGCGGAAAGCCAATGGCATAGCGTTTGCTTTGATGCTTGTTGAACACCCGAATGCGCAGCGCATTCGCCTTCTATCCGACAACAAGAGCGGGGCGTGACATGCGATGCTATGACGAGATGCGTCATCACGATGAAGTCGTGCGGCCTCATTACGCACGCTTCGAGCGCTGGCTCGTAAAGCAGGGCAATGAGGCAATCGCGCGCAAGCGCGCGGAGGCGGACCTGTTGTTTCGCCGCGTGGGGATCACCTTCGCGGTTAACGGCGACCTGTCCGGCACCGAACGGCTCATCCCGTTCGATCTGATCCCGCGGATCATTCCGCGCGGCGAATGGCAGTCTCTCGAAGCGGGTCTGCGGCAGCGCGTGCAGGCGCTCAATCTGTTTATCCACGACGTCTATCACGACCGCAATATCGTGCGCGCCGGCATCGTTCCCGCTGAGCAGGTCTATACCAATGCGCAGTATCGTCCGGAGATGCAGGGCGTCAATGTGCCGCTCGGCGTGTATGCGCATATTGCCGGCGTCGACGTGGTGCGGGCCGGCGACGACGGTGCTTTCTACGTGCTCGAAGACAATCTGCGAGTGCCGTCCGGTGTGTCCTACATGCTGGAAAACCGCAAGATGATGATGCGGTTGTTTCCGGAACTGTTCGTACAGAACCGCATTGCGCCGGTGGCGCACTATCCTGATCTGCTGCTCGATACGTTGCGTTCGGTCGCGCCGGAAGGCGTCGACGATCCGGTCGTCGTGGTGCTCACGCCGGGCATGTACAACTCGGCGTATTTCGAGCACACGTTCCTGGCTCAGCAGATGGGCGTGGAACTGGTGGAAGGCAAAGATCTGTTTGTCGACGACAACTACGTCTTCATGCGCACCACCCAGGGACCCAAGCGGGTCGACGTGATCTATCGCCGGGTGGACGACGACTTTCTCGATCCGCTTGCGTTCCGTACCGATTCGGCGCTCGGCGTGCCGGGTCTGCTGACCGCTTATCGGGCTGGGCGCGTGGCGCTCGCCAACGCGATGGGCACCGGCATTGCCGACGACAAATCGATCTATCCGTACGTGCCGGAAATGATCGAGTTCTATCTCGGCGAGAAGCCGATTCTCAACAACGTGCCGACGTTCCAGTGCCGCAAGCCGGACGATCTCGCCTATACGCTTGCGCATCTGCCTGAGCTGGTGGTGAAGGAAGTGCACGGCGCAGGCGGCTATGGAATGCTGGTGGGACCGGCTTCGACCACGGCCGAGATCGAAGACTTTCGCAAACGTCTGATCGCGCGCCCGGCCGGCTATATCGCGCAGCCGACGCTCGCGTTGTCCGCGTGTCCGACCTTCGTGGAGGCGGGCATCGCGCCGCGCCATATCGACCTGCGGCCGTTTGTGCTGTCGGGCAAGACCGTGACGATGTGCGCAGGCGGGCTGACCCGTGTGGCGCTGCAGGAAGGGTCGCTGGTGGTCAATTCATCGCAGGGAGGCGGGACCAAGGATACCTGGATGGTCGACTGAAGGGGTCGCGGGTCTCGCCGCCGCCGTCGTAAAGCGGCGGCAGCCACACCCGCTGACAAGGAAAGCCGGCGCGATGCTCGCATCAGATCGTATAAGCGCCGGCGCGAACGGGTAACCAGCGCGGGCCAGGAATGCCCAGCGTCATCAATCATGGAAAGCCGTCATGCTAAGCCGCACTGCCGACCACCTCTTCTGGATGGCCCGTTACATGGAGCGCGCCGAGAATACCGCGCGCATGCTGGATATCAATCTGAAGGCGCTGCTGCTGCCGCAGACGCCGGAGCAGGAGGCCCGCGCACAGCGTTCGGTGCTGCGCATCTCCGAACTCGAGTCGGCCTTCACGCAACGCTACGACGAACCGACGCGCGAAAAGGTGCTGGATTTCATGGTGGCGGACGCTGCCAACCCGTCCAGCATTTATTCGTGCCTGCAGGCCGCGCGTGAAAACGCTCGCGCCGTGCGCGGCACGTTGACCACCGAATGGTGGGAGACGATCAACGACACCTGGCTTCAGTTCACCGAGCGGATCGCGGCGGGGCAGCTCGCCACGAGCCCGGATGGTCTGTTCGAATGGGTCAAGTTCCGCTCGCACCTGTCGCG
The sequence above is drawn from the Paraburkholderia phenazinium genome and encodes:
- a CDS encoding carboxymuconolactone decarboxylase family protein, giving the protein MQSRLDFYKASPTGTRAMMALEKAVSECGLEKPLMELVRLRASQINGCAFCVDMHTTDARKGGETERRLASIVVWREAPFFSARERAALEWTEALTLVAQTHVPDAVWDAVRPHFTDQELADLTMLVVAINGWNRISVGFRKIPE
- a CDS encoding PLP-dependent aminotransferase family protein; protein product: MDIHIVVVGRRDLAGQIYRQLRAGIVEGRLAGGTRLPSTRDLAVQLGVSRKTTLDVFERLLAEGYLSARTGAGTFVAEGLQRLPVQHAGYVRTVEPARAQTKARSKARAQPLWEHMPAGLSLPASKLVLEHEFIGGMTDKSLFPFDVWRRCINQAVQVQSRSPGIYRDAAGEPELRLAISRYLGFNRAVVCNADEVLVTQGAQHALDLMARVMLRPGDVAALEDPGYPPARACFAAAGAKVVAVPVDADGLMVHKLPDNARLVYVTPSHQFPLGMPMSLERRVALLEWAQKRGAVIIEDDYDSEYRFEGRPMEPLKSLDRAGLVAYIGTFSKTIFPELRVGYVVPPAPLLRPLCTARQVADLHGCTLTQTALAAFMLDGEFAKHLRRMHKIYAARRVCLLEHLQGGLEPWFDAVVPTAGIHLAARLKGTITEEKVIAAARAASIGLYGIARFHRRARPQPGLMFGYGGIAVEQIDAALTALAKLMPRLAR
- a CDS encoding HU family DNA-binding protein; the encoded protein is MPTSAKKVAKKAATVPTKKVAAKKVPAKKVVAAKKVAVKASGGAPSPIKDTFTKASLAAHVAELAAVEPKAAKAVLAALEDTILGAVHKKGAGEFTLSGLLKIVVQAVPAKKKRFGKDPFTGEERWFPAKPASVRIKARPLKKLKDAAAA
- a CDS encoding circularly permuted type 2 ATP-grasp protein — encoded protein: MRCYDEMRHHDEVVRPHYARFERWLVKQGNEAIARKRAEADLLFRRVGITFAVNGDLSGTERLIPFDLIPRIIPRGEWQSLEAGLRQRVQALNLFIHDVYHDRNIVRAGIVPAEQVYTNAQYRPEMQGVNVPLGVYAHIAGVDVVRAGDDGAFYVLEDNLRVPSGVSYMLENRKMMMRLFPELFVQNRIAPVAHYPDLLLDTLRSVAPEGVDDPVVVVLTPGMYNSAYFEHTFLAQQMGVELVEGKDLFVDDNYVFMRTTQGPKRVDVIYRRVDDDFLDPLAFRTDSALGVPGLLTAYRAGRVALANAMGTGIADDKSIYPYVPEMIEFYLGEKPILNNVPTFQCRKPDDLAYTLAHLPELVVKEVHGAGGYGMLVGPASTTAEIEDFRKRLIARPAGYIAQPTLALSACPTFVEAGIAPRHIDLRPFVLSGKTVTMCAGGLTRVALQEGSLVVNSSQGGGTKDTWMVD